Proteins encoded together in one Lathyrus oleraceus cultivar Zhongwan6 chromosome 5, CAAS_Psat_ZW6_1.0, whole genome shotgun sequence window:
- the LOC127084821 gene encoding glycerophosphodiester phosphodiesterase GDPDL3, whose amino-acid sequence MALPHLLLLLILHCSLFVALVSGWKTLQGSPPVVIARGGFSGLYPDSSLLSYNLALKTISPNVTLWCDLQLTKDGVGICFPDIKLDNATDISVVYPDKAKEYSVNKVPIRGWFSVDYSFNELANVSLVQGVFSRTPSFDGRKSHIIRVENVAKLVKPPSTGLWLNVQHDRFYKHHNLSVEKLLHSLSTKQVSISYISSPNANFLRRVRSNSGLKKTVTIFRFLEKYEIEPTTNKTYGALVKDLEFIRRFASGILVPKGYIWPVDSELYLHKHTSLVADAHKQGLKVFVSDIVNDVTFSYNFSYDPLAECLSFIDNGNFSVDGILSDFPVTPSVAINCFSGVRRNAKKQVDTLIISKYGASGDYPACTDLAYKKAKSDGADVIDCPVQISKDGIPFCLSSIDLSTTTTVAQSKFRTRKTIIPEIQKGSGIYTFSLTWNEIKTLTPAILKPYEKYLLFRNPKFKNQGKFLTLSEFLSLAKGSGVLINIENAAYLASKRGLNVTNAVLHALQKAGYNKPRSPKVMIQSTHSSILKIFKDKSKYERVYKVDENIHDADDKAIEDIKTFADSVVVKKASVFTQTAAFLVNSTTTVARFHSYKLPVYVETFSNEFVSQAWDYYSDAFFEINSFVIGAKVNGIITDFPKTASRYTRNKCLKHGKRAPYVNPIEPGKLLRQISKSYHLTPSPPLPVLHDSNVTEPHLPSVSGNFPIFGAAR is encoded by the exons ATGGCTCTTCCTCATCTACTTCTTCTGCTTATTCTTCATTGCTCATTGTTTGTAGCATTGGTATCTGGCTGGAAGACATTGCAAG GATCACCACCGGTGGTAATAGCACGCGGCGGATTTTCGGGGTTATATCCAGATTCTAGTTTACTTTCTTATAACTTGGCACTAAAAACTATTTCCCCAAATGTGACTCTATGGTGTGACTTGCAACTGACAAAGGATGGAGTTGGGATATGTTTTCCAGACATCAAGCTTGACAATGCCACTGACATTTCTGTTGTTTACCCCGACAAAGCCAAGGAATACTCGGTTAATAAGGTTCCAATTCGCGGATGGTTTTCTGTTGATTACAGTTTCAATGAACTAGCAAATGTTTCGC TTGTTCAGGGAGTGTTTTCTCGAACGCCATCGTTTGATGGACGTAAGTCTCACATTATCCGTGTCGAAAACGTAGCTAAATTAGTAAAACCGCCATCAACAGGCCTATGGTTAAACGTTCAG CATGATAGATTCTACAAGCATCACAATTTGAGCGTAGAGAAACTTCTTCACTCGCTATCAACTAAACAAGTATCTATCAGTTACATCTCATCGCCGAACGCGAATTTCTTAAGAAGAGTAAGATCAAACTCAGGTCTTAAAAAAACCGTCACAATCTTCAGGTTTCTAGAGAAATATGAAATTGAACCCACAACCAACAAAACTTATGGCGCACTTGTGAAAGACCTCGAATTTATCAGAAGATTTGCTTCGGGAATTCTTGTTCCTAAAGGCTATATATGGCCTGTAGACTCGGAACTTTATCTACATAAACATACTTCTCTTGTCGCAGATGCTCATAAACAAGGGCTGAAAGTTTTTGTTTCAGACATTGTTAATGATGTTACATTCAGCTACAATTTCAGTTATGATCCTTTGGCTGAATGTCTGTCTTTCATCGACAACGGTAACTTCTCCGTTGATGGCATTCTGTCTGACTTTCCAGTAACTCCATCTGTAGCCATAA ATTGCTTTTCTGGCGTACGAAGAAATGCAAAAAAACAAG TTGATACTTTGATTATATCGAAGTATGGAGCAAGCGGAGATTATCCTGCTTGTACTGATCTTGCGTATAAGAAAGCGAAATCAGATGGAGCAGATGTAATTGATTGTCCTGTTCAAATCTCCAAGGATGGAATACCCTTTTGCTTAAGTTCTATAGATCTTTCAACAACCACAACAGTGGCTCAATCAAAGTTCCGAACTCGCAAAACTATTATTCCAGAGATTCAAAAGGGAAGTGGCATATATACGTTTAGCTTGACATGGAACGAAATCAAAACATTGACTC CCGCGATATTGAAACCTTATGAGAAATACCTATTGTTCCGGAATCCAAAATTCAAAAATCAAGGGAAATTCCTAACCTTGTCTGAGTTTTTGTCCTTGGCTAAAGGCTCTGGCGTCTTGATCAACATAGAG AATGCAGCCTACCTTGCATCGAAGCGAGGACTAAACGTGACCAACGCAGTCCTTCATGCTCTACAAAAAGCTGGTTACAATAAACCAAGATCTCCAAAAGTAATGATTCAATCAACACACAGTTCGATACTAAAGATATTCAAGGATAAATCCAAATACGAAAGGGTTTACAAAGTTGACGAAAATATCCATGATGCTGACGATAAAGCTATCGAGGATATCAAAACATTTGCAGATTCTGTTGTGGTAAAAAAAGCTTCTGTCTTTACTCAAACTGCAGCATTTCTCGTTAACTCTACAACTACCGTAGCAAGGTTTCATTCATATAAGCTACCAGTTTATGTCGAAACTTTCAGCAACGAGTTTGTATCTCAAGCATGGGATTACTACTCAGATGCATTTTTTGAGATTAATTCATTCGTCATTGGAGCTAAGGTTAACGGCATTATTACTGACTTCCCTAAGACTGCTTCGCGATACACGA GGAACAAGTGTTTGAAGCATGGCAAAAGAGCACCTTATGTGAACCCTATTGAACCTGGAAAACTTTTAAGACAAATTTCTAAGTCATACCATTTAACACCTTCCCCTCCACTTCCAGTCTTGCATGATAGTAATGTCACAGAGCCACATCTGCCAAGTGTTTCTGGAAATTTTCCGATTTTTGGCGCTGCTCGTTAA